ggtcagtcaggtcagtcaggtcagacaggtcagacaggtcagacaggtcagacaggtcagacaggtccgtcaggtcagtcaggtcagaCAAATACTTGAAACTGAGTAGTTCCTAGAGAAATAACCTACCTGTTGCCAGTGTTTGGGTACTGAAGGACGTTCCCTTCTCTCAGATACATGAACTATGAGCTGCTCTAAAGAAGGACTGGCCCCTAGCTCCTCTTCATAAGGCAGTCTGTGTTCTGGCACTGGGCAGCCTGCAGGCGGAGACAGAGGTtatggttagtgttagggttgccGATGTAACTCTTCATAAGACAGTTTGATCTGACACTGGGCAGACTGTAGGGGGAGACACAGGcagagggttagtgttagggttagggttggcgaTGTAACTCTTCATAAGACAGTTTGATCTGACACCGGGCAGACTGCAGGGGGAGACACAGGcagagggttagtgttagggttagggttggcgaTGTAACTCTTCATAAGACAGTTTGATCTGACACCGGGCAGACTGCAGGGGGAGACACAGGcagagggttagtgttagggttagggggtagtCTCCCACTGACAAACATTTGTGGGCAGTGCGCTTTGAGACCACAAGCGAGCTTAGGGTAACCTTAGGGTAACCTTAGGGTAACCTTAGGGTAACCCAATGATTATGATAAACACTGAGAACTCTTAAGAGATTGAATTATCTCAGAACCAAATCTCACATGCGCTTGGCTAGCTAACAGTGAAACATAATTCATTAATTAACTAACTAGCAACGGAAGAGATGctatagtcccaaaagtgcaaacacaGCCAACCTGGCACTCCAGGAAGGCTCAAGGAAACGctcaataaatatttaaaaatacaattttgaacccccccccccccccccccccggtttgATATATAGCCTACCTATGAAAAGGTCTGAGCAGCGCATCAGCATCTCCCAAAGCAGCGTTCCTAAGGAGTAGACGTCTCCCTGTATGAGACACCACCCACTGCTCAGGTTCACACAGCCATCCAGGAGCTCAGGGGCCATATAGCACAACGTCCCCACCTGGCTCTgtagatggagaggagaaaggtTGAACTGAACGGAACACCGTGTGTATGATCTACTCCTGCAACGACGACATCATtatcaacaataacaacaacacgaTCATCTCACTGCCTGGACACTGGCCTATGGAGAGAGTAGAAACAGAAGTTGCCTATCAAAAacatgttgttgctgttgttgctaTTAAAATCAGAGActggctaaatacttttttgccccactgtatatgtatatactgtactctatatactgtactctatatactgtactctatatactgtatatgtatatactgtactctatatactgtactctatatcatctactgcatctttaagtaatacatgtatcactagccactttaaactatgccactttgtttacataccctacattactcatctcatatgtatatgtatatgtatatactgtactctatatcatctactgcatctttatgtaatacatgtatcactagccactttaaactatgccactttgtttacataccctacattactcatctcatatgtatatgtatatgtatatactgtactctatatcatctactgcatctttatgtaatacatgtatcactagccactttaaactatgccactttgtttacataccctacattactcatctcatatgtatatactgtactcgataccatctactgcatcttgcctatgccgttctgtaccatcactcattcatatctttatgtacatattctttatccctttacacttgtgtgtataaggtagtagttttggaattgtttaggttagattactcattggttattactgcattgttggaactagaagcacaagcatttcactacactcgcaataacatctgctaaccaatgtgtatgtgacaaatacatttgatttgatttgaaaacatgTTGTTGCTATTAAAATGAGAGACTGGATGGTGTAGCAGTCAAGGGCCACAGCCTCTGGCATTATATACCAGCATTGTTTTTGATAGGATGGATAGAATctatctctgtcactctctctatatGTTCAATAAACGGAGAAAACATCCTAAAGAAGTAGAAGGGAGCCGGGGTTGGGGGAAAGACAGGCCCACCTGTACGTTAACCATGTAGCGTTGCCAGCTGTGTGGACCGGCGCATGAGCGCAGGATGGTGGAAGAGCCAAAGTCACACAGGACACAGGTACCATCGTCCCTCACTAGCACGTTGTTACTACTGAGATCTCTGTGGGCCACCGCTGGCTTGTGCAACCCTGAGAACACAgacatcagacacacacaaacacacactgtacagCCACTGACAAA
This window of the Oncorhynchus clarkii lewisi isolate Uvic-CL-2024 unplaced genomic scaffold, UVic_Ocla_1.0 unplaced_contig_4720_pilon_pilon, whole genome shotgun sequence genome carries:
- the LOC139398504 gene encoding anti-Muellerian hormone type-2 receptor-like, whose translation is MSFVSGCTVCVCVCLMSVFSGLHKPAVAHRDLSSNNVLVRDDGTCVLCDFGSSTILRSCAGPHSWQRYMVNVQSQVGTLCYMAPELLDGCVNLSSGWCLIQGDVYSLGTLLWEMLMRCSDLFIGCPVPEHRLPYEEELGASPSLEQLIVHVSERRERPSVPKHWQQGLHDILLDSWDHDSDARLTAQCARDRLVSLPPCCSI